From one Lotus japonicus ecotype B-129 chromosome 3, LjGifu_v1.2 genomic stretch:
- the LOC130747414 gene encoding uncharacterized protein LOC130747414, whose protein sequence is MQGLQQQHHQLAALLSAALPKDDVSDDDPSPRLSAIHSLHRAILHPHNSLLLSHSAPFLAQGFSQLLSDTSFEVRQAAVTAHAALCAVVCSNPNARQGHVILGTLVDRFISWALPLLTNVSGDAASAKDLALEGLREFLNIGGGGGTERYALPILKACQALLEDERTSLSSLRKLLGVMTLISLKFPRCFQPHFPDIVDLLLGWALVPDLAQPDRRVIMDSFLQFQKYWVGSLQMSLRLITKFLGDMEALLHDGTPGTPPQFRRLLALLSCFCTILQSTASGLLEMNLLEQITEPLGALLPRLLRCLSVFGQKFGWSEWIEDSWKCLTLLAEILRDQFSSYYPLAVDILFQSLEFGATDHGMSLKRIASFQVHGVLKTNLQLLSLQKLGLQPLSAKKLLQFKAPVSQLRLHPNHLVTGSSAATYVFLLQHGNAEVVDETVSSLTEELEMLKSVIGDNTGDWDQFNCVIDSKTFSELELFALIKFDLKVLLACVSLGRDNSLIGQTEITTLYLRRLEKLESFIKTKMNPFELPVQAFMELQFAVIKILERLNSVEFLIKCSLREQNCDKASVEFPTEKEGGDDQRSQELSAVITEQLEKYSKLLIKALHTSSPLAIKLAALDWGQKLCENVMALNRISSMEFFSYEACGHTGIIMNLVFSLLASTFEREPEVRSHVAKILELFMQAKLLSPACFYPLAEVILEKIGDPAIEIRDSYVRLLAHILPTTVYTFGLYDYGRFSPVDLGIGNSSKMHWKQIFSMKQLPLQLHSQHLVSILSFISQRWKVPLSSWIQRLIHSCRSSKDTISSQPEETGNFGDSQWLDIQVDEGILERICSVNNLAGAWWAIHEAARYCIATRLRTNLGGPTQTFAAVERMLLDIAHLLQLDNEQIDGNLSMIGSSGAHLLPMRLLLDFVEVLKKNVYNAYEGSVILPPATRQSSVFFRANKKVCEDWFSRICEPMMNAGLALHCKDAVIQYSTLRLQDLKNLSVSASKEKSRAQVNDNLHNIRGRYRGYVLKVLRYISLALCKSHEPDSLLGLQKWVSITFSSLLGEENQSFNECGPVGPLSWISGLVYQARGEYENAATHFTHLLQAEESLSSLGSDGIQFIIARVIESYAAVSDWKSLETWLLELQLLRAKHAGRSYSGALTMAGNEINAIHALARFDEGDYQAAWSYLDLTPKTNSDLTLDPKIALQRSEQMLLQSLLFQKEGKSDKVLHDLQKARSMLEEPLSVLPLDGLAEATPLAIQLHCIFLVEDDYKLKSTDEKPKQLQSVLNSLQPVPSSISKIRQDCNPWLKVLRVYQTISPTSPVTLEFCMNLHNLARKQRNLMLANRLNNYLKDHVSACPEGRHRNLFVLNLQYESILLQYAENKFEDAFTNLWSFLRPLMVSSTSGISNADERFLKAKACLKLADWLRRDYSDWSPKSIVLKMPADFDMAETASLGQDSNIDCKQNLNSITEEIVGSATKLSTHICSTMGKSWISYASWCFRQARDSLPAPSETTLHSCLFSPILGSEILPERFKLTKDEVQRIKLLVLRLFQDNIDMKDFIYEQEEGSSWLDSSEHSSDDNPLQTLVWHLVNIIETAAGAPGAENSGGERLSSMVASQLRICLLNANFGLGESDIVSVLDDFVDIWWSLRRRRVSLFGQAANGYIQYLSYSSSHLCHSQMPHFENEAFKQKTDSYTLRATLYILHILLNYGVELKDTLESSLLLVPLLPWQEVTPQLFARISSHPEQVIRKQLEGLLIMLAKQSPYSIVYPTLVDVNSYEEKPSEELHHVLGCLRERYPRLVQDVQLMINELGNVTVLWEELWLSTLQDLHTDVMRRINVLKEEAARIAENVTLSQNEKNKINSARYSAMMAPIVVALERRLASTSRKPETPHEVWFQEEYKDQLKSAIVSFKTPPASSAALGDVWRPFDSIAASLASYQRKSSISLQEVAPHLALLSSSDVPMPGLEKQMKVPNSDKAIDLQGVVTIASFNEQVTILSTKTKPKKLGILGSDGLKYTYLLKGREDLRLDARIMQLLQAINGFLRSSSSTCSNSLGIRYYSVTPISGRAGLIQWVDNVVSVYSVFKSWQTRVQLAQFLALGTANTKSSAPPPVPRPSDMFYGKIIPALKEKGIKRVISRRDWPHEVKCKVLLDLMKEVPRNLLYQELWCASEGYKAFSSKMKRYSGSVAAMSMVGHVLGLGDRHLDNILIDFCGGDIVHIDYNVCFDKGQRLKIPEIVPFRLTQMIEAALGLTGIEGSFRANCDLVIDVLRKNKDILLMLMEVFVWDPLVEWTRGDFHDEAAIGGEERKGMELAVSLSLFASRVQEIRVPLQEHHDQLLTSLPAVESALERFADVLNQYELVSTLYFQADQERSGLILRETSAKSIVAETTCNSEKIRALFDIQAREFAQAKAMVADKAQETITWAEQHGRILDALRCNLIPEINACYKLNNMEVALSLTSAVTVAGVPLTVVPEPTQAQCRDIDREVSQFIAELDDGLTSATTSLQAYSLALQRILPLNYLSTSAVHGWAQVLQLSINSLSSDILSLARRQASELYTKFHVDSLDSIKSSHDDLCFRVEKYALEIEKLEKECAGIESSIGLDSESITKDHLLLAFMKFMQSTDHLRKEDRMSSVQSIHDGTNNARHLGELEEERDKTLSILNIAVGSFYNEVKRSILNIYSDLSRGRNEYNMLQNDSGAIFVAFEEQVEKCYLVTEFVNDLQKFIGKDTPSVDINEVDSKFSSESNWVSVFKTILISCKGLVSQMTEVVLPDVIRSAVSLKSEVMDAFGLISQVRGSIETALEQLVEVEIERASLTELEKNYFVKVGLITEQQLALEEAAAKGRDHLSWEEAEELASQEEACKAQLVQLHQTWIHRDVRASSLIKRETDIKNSLVSVNCQFQSVVDVKEESELHILRSKALLAALAKPFLELESSDILLSSADGSVAMPSSKFHNLADLINSGNSISEYVWKVGSLLDDHSFFIWKIGVIDSFIDACIHDVASSVEQNLGFDQSLNFMKTKLEIQLQKHISHYLKERVAPSLLACLDKENEHVEQLTESSKEVALDQVKKDAAVRKVLLMLEEYCNAHETARAAKSAASLMKRRVSELKEALRKTTLEVVQMEWMHDFSLNPSYNRRNNFEKYLDTDDSLYSIILNLGRSKLLENIQSAVSKIRTSMDCLQSCERTSLIAEGQLERAMGWACGGPNSSSSGNASTKNSGIPPEFHEHIKTRRQILWESSEKASDIVKLCMSVLEFEASRDGYLLIPGQPYPFKSSVDGKTWQQVYLNVLTRLDVTFHSYSRTEQEWKLAQCTVEAASNGLYTASNELCIASQKAKSASGDLQSTVLSMKDCAYESSVALSAFSQVSRTHTALTSECGSMLEEVLAITEDIHDVYNLGKEASAIHLSLMEDLSKANGILIPLESVLSKDVAAMADAIARESETKKEISHIHGQAIYQSYCLRIREACQTFKPIVPSLTSTVKGLYSLLTRLARIANLHAGNLHKALEGIGESQEVKSQDIALSGSDASGGDAVEIDGKEGETLSSPDDDRTADLIGLSQLSLEEKGWISPPDSIFFSSSGSDITSPDVTLPDSVHDSAESKDMLSQVSNSRNPTGHVHTTTLSSTDDDEISPFEVSESFPREADLSCAGSVKLPNEAADHPEAMAFPGDKSVAVPADSQNLSNENFHKFEGEDDLLSVNKVKNGTEHREAPDPNINASTRVGKGKNAYALSLLRRVEMKIDGRDISESRAISIAEQVDYLLKQATSVDNLCNMYEGWTPWI, encoded by the exons ATGCAAGGCCTTCAGCAACAACACCACCAACTAGCGGCGCTTCTCTCCGCCGCTCTCCCCAAAGACGATGTTTCCGACGACGACCCTTCGCCTCGCCTCTCCGCCATCCACTCCCTCCACCGCGCCATCCTCCACCCTCACAACTCCCTCCTCCTCTCTCACTCCGCCCCTTTCCTCGCTCAAGGCTTCTCCCAACTCCTCTCCGACAC ATCGTTCGAGGTTCGTCAAGCGGCGGTTACGGCGCACGCCGCTCTCTGCGCCGTAGTCTGCTCAAACCCCAATGCCAGACAGGGCCACGTCATACTCGGCACCTTGGTCGACCGTTTCATCTCCTGGGCGCTGCCGCTGCTCACAAATGTCTCCGGCGACGCCGCCTCCGCCAAGGACCTCGCCCTGGAAGGCCTCCGGGAGTTTCTCAACATCGGCGGCGGCGGAGGAACTGAGAGGTACGCGCTGCCTATTCTCAAAGCGTGTCAGGCGCTACTCGAGGACGAGAGAACCTCACTCTCCTCGCTGCGGAAGCTTCTGGGTGTCATGACCTTGATCTCGTTGAAGTTCCCGAGGTGCTTCCAGCCTCACTTCCCTGACATCGTTGACCTTCTTCTCGGTTGGGCGTTGGTGCCGGACCTTGCACAACCCGATAGGCGTGTTATCATGGATAGCTTCTTGCAGTTTCAGAAGTACTGGGTTGGTAGCTTGCAAATGTCGTTGAGGTTGATCACCAAGTTCTTAGGGGACATGGAGGCTTTGCTTCATGATGGAACCCCAGGGACTCCACCTCAGTTTCGAAGGCTTCTTGCTTTGCTTTCTTGTTTCTGCACTATTCTGCAGTCCACTGCTTCTGGGTTGCTGGAGATGAACTTGCTTGAACAGATAACTGAACCTCTCGGGGCATTGCTGCCTCGCTTGCTCAGGTGTTTGTCTGTGTTTGGCCAGAAATTTGGATGGTCTGAGTGGATTGAAGATTCATGGAAGTGTTTGACTCTGTTAGCGGAAATATTGAGGGATCAGTTTTCGAGTTATTATCCTCTTGCTGTTGATATCTTGTTTCAGAGCCTGGAATTCGGAGCGACCGATCATGGGATGAGTTTGAAGAGGATTGCATCTTTTCAAGTTCATGGGGTGTTGAAAACTAATCTCCAATTGTTATCTTTGCAAAAACTTGGCCTCCAACCATTGTCTGCGAAGAAGTTATTGCAGTTCAAGGCACCAGTTTCTCAGCTGCGGTTGCATCCGAATCATTTGGTGACGGGAAGCTCTGCAGCTACTTATGTTTTCTTGCTTCAGCATGGGAATGCCGAAGTTGTCGATGAAACAGTCTCCTCCTTGACTGAGGAACTGGAGATGTTGAAGAGTGTGATTGGAGACAACACTGGTGATTGGGATCAGTTCAATTGTGTTATAGATTCTAAAACATTTTCAGAACTTGAATTGTTCGCGTTGATCAAGTTTGATTTGAAAGTTCTATTAGCATGTGTTTCGTTGGGTAGGGATAACAGTTTGATTGGCCAAACAGAAATCACTACATTGTATCTTAGGAGGTTGGAGAAGTTGGAGTCCTTTATCAAGACAAAGATGAATCCTTTTGAATTACCTGTTCAGGCCTTCATGGAGTTGCAGTTTGCTGTTATCAAGATATTGGAGAGGCTAAATTCAGTTGAGTTCCTGATCAAGTGTTCACTGAGAGAACAGAATTGTGACAAAGCTTCTGTTGAGTTTCCAACTGAAAAGGAGGGTGGCGATGATCAACGCAGTCAGGAGCTTTCAGCTGTGATTACTGAGCAATTAGAAAAATATAGCAAGCTCCTTATAAAAGCCCTCCATACTTCTTCTCCTCTGGCAATTAAATTAGCTGCTCTAGATTGGGGACAAAAGTTATGTGAGAATGTTATGGCTCTTAATAGGATCTCAAGCATGGAATTTTTCTCCTATGAAGCATGTGGGCATACTGGTATAATCATGAACTTAGTTTTCTCACTCTTAGCTAGTACATTTGAGAGGGAACCAGAAGTAAGATCACATGTTGCTAAAATATTGGAGTTGTTTATGCAAGCAAAGCTTTTGAGTCCTGCATGTTTTTATCCCTTAGCTGAAGTGATCCTGGAGAAAATTGGGGATCCAGCTATAGAGATACGGGATTCATATGTGAGGCTACTTGCCCATATTTTACCAACTACTGTATATACATTTGGTCTCTATGATTATGGGAGATTTAGCCCTGTTGACCTTGGGATAGGCAACAGTTCCAAGATGCACTGGAAACAAATATTTTCTATGAAGCAGCTGCCACTGCAGCTGCACTCGCAACATCTTGTGTCAATCTTAAGTTTCATTTCACAAAGATGGAAGGTACCTCTTTCTTCTTGGATCCAGCGGCTCATTCATAGTTGCCGGAGTTCAAAGGATACTATTTCAAGTCAGCCTGAAGAAACAGGAAATTTTGGCGATTCTCAGTGGTTGGATATACAAGTGGATGAAGGCATACTTGAACGAATCTGTTCTGTCAATAATTTAGCTGGTGCCTGGTGGGCTATACATGAGGCAGCTCGGTACTGTATTGCTACACGCCTGCGGACTAACCTTGGGGGGCCTACCCAAACATTTGCAGCTGTAGAGCGCATGCTTTTGGACATTGCACACCTTTTGCAGCTTGATAATGAGCAAATTGATGGGAACTTAAGTATGATAGGGTCTTCTGGTGCTCACTTGCTACCAATGAGATTACTGTTGGATTTTGTTGAGGTTCTAaagaaaaatgtatataatgcaTATGAGGGCTCTGTCATTTTACCACCTGCTACCCGTCAGAGTTCTGTATTCTTTAGGGCAAACAAGAAAGTATGTGAGGATTGGTTTTCTCGTATATGTGAACCAATGATGAATGCTGGGTTGGCTCTACATTGCAAAGATGCTGTTATTCAATACAGTACACTGCGTTTACAGGACCTCAAGAATCTTTCTGTGTCAGCTTCGAAGGAAAAATCAAGGGCTCAGGTAAATGATAACCTCCACAATATCAGAGGAAGGTATAGAGGATATGTCTTAAAAGTTCTAAGATATATTTCACTAGCTCTTTGTAAGAGTCATGAACCAGATTCTTTGCTTGGTCTACAAAAATGGGTTTCAATTACATTCTCCTCCTTACTCGGGGAGGAAAACCAGTCCTTCAATGAGTGTGGACCTGTTGGACCCCTTTCATGGATAAGTGGGCTTGTATATCAGGCAAGAGGCGAGTATGAAAATGCTGCCACTCACTTTACTCACTTACTACAAGCTGAAGAGTCACTCAGTTCCCTGGGTTCTGATGGTATACAGTTTATCATAGCACGTGTTATTGAGAGTTATGCAGCTGTATCTGATTGGAAATCTCTTGAAACCTGGCTATTAGAACTGCAATTGCTTCGTGCGAAGCATGCTGGTAGAAGTTATTCTGGTGCTTTGACTATGGCAGGCAATGAAATTAATGCAATCCATGCATTAGCACGTTTTGATGAGGGTGATTATCAGGCTGCATGGTCATACCTTGATTTGACGCCTAAAACTAATAGTGACCTTACCCTTGATCCAAAAATAGCTTTGCAACGGAGTGAGCAGATGCTTCTGCAATCATTGCTCTTCCAGAAAGAGGGAAAGAGTGATAAGGTGCTGCATGATTTGCAGAAAGCAAGGTCAATGTTGGAGGAACCACTTTCTGTTCTGCCACTTGACGGTTTAGCTGAAGCAACACCTCTCGCTATTCAGTTGCACTGTATTTTCCTTGTAGAAGACGACTACAAGCTTAAATCAACCGATGAGAAGCCTAAACAACTGCAGTCAGTATTGAATTCTCTTCAGCCAGTGCCATCTTCTATTAGTAAAATCCGTCAAGATTGTAATCCATGGCTAAAAGTTCTTCGGGTTTATCAAACCATTTCCCCAACTTCTCCAGTCACTCTAGAATTCTGCATGAATTTGCATAATTTGGCCCGTAAACAAAGAAATCTGATGTTGGCAAATCGTCTGAACAACTATCTCAAAGATCACGTGTCTGCTTGCCCCGAGGGGAGGCATCGCAATCTGTTTGTCTTAAATTTGCAGTATGAGAGCATTTTACTACAGTATGCAGAAAACAAGTTTGAAGATGCTTTCACAAACCTTTGGTCATTTTTGCGTCCTTTAATGGTTTCTTCAACATCTGGAATATCTAATGCTGACGAGAGATTTCTGAAGGCCAAAGCATGTTTGAAACTCGCAGATTGGCTAAGGCGGGATTATTCAGATTGGAGTCCAAAGAGTATCGTTCTTAAGATGCCAGCAGATTTTGATATGGCTGAAACAGCTTCACTTGGCCAAGACAGCAATATAGATTGTAAACAGAATTTGAATTCTATTACTGAGGAAATTGTTGGTTCAGCAACTAAATTGTCTACTCATATTTGCTCCACCATGGGCAAGTCATGGATTTCTTATGCTTCTTGGTGCTTTAGGCAAGCCAGGGACTCTCTCCCTGCTCCAAGTGAAACTACTCTTCATTCGTGCTTATTTTCTCCCATACTTGGTTCGGAAATTTTACCAGAGAGATTCAAGTTGACCAAGGATGAGGTGCAACGAATCAAGTTGCTGGTTTTGCGTCTTTTTCAGGACAATATTGATATGAAAGATTTCATATATGAACAGGAAGAGGGAAGCTCTTGGCTTGATTCTTCAGAGCACTCAAGTGATGACAATCCTCTGCAGACATTGGTTTGGCATCTGGTAAATATTATTGAAACTGCTGCAGGAGCACCAGGTGCAGAAAACTCTGGTGGAGAACGTCTTTCATCCATGGTAGCTTCTCAATTGAGGATTTGTTTATTAAATGCAAATTTTGGGCTGGGAGAATCTGACATAGTATCCGTATTGGATGATTTTGTTGATATTTGGTGGTCTTTGAGACGGAGAAGAGTGTCCCTGTTTGGCCAAGCTGCTAATGGTTACATACAATAtctttcttattcttcttcccATCTTTGCCATAGTCAGATGCCTCATTTTGAAAATGAGGCTTTCAAGCAAAAAACTGACAGCTACACCCTGAGAGCTACATTGTATATATTGCACATACTTCTCAATTATGGTGTGGAATTGAAAGATACTCTTGAATCTTCTCTTTTACTTGTTCCTTTGTTGCCATGGCAG GAAGTTACGCCTCAACTATTTGCACGTATAAGTTCTCATCCTGAACAAGTAATTCGGAAGCAGTTGGAAGGCTTACTGATCATGCTGGCCAAGCAGTCTCCCTATTCTATAGTGTACCCAACACTAGTTGATGTCAATTCTTATGAAGAGAAGCCTTCAGAGGAGCTTCATCATGTGCTGGGTTGTCTG AGGGAACGTTACCCGCGGTTGGTTCAGGATGTTCAGCTTATGATAAATGAACTTGGAAATGTTACTGTTCTTTGGGAAGAATTATGGCTCAGTACTCTTCAGGATCTCCATACAG ATGTGATGAGGCGAATAAATGTGCTGAAAGAGGAGGCTGCAAGAATTGCAGAAAATGTCACACTTAGTCAGAATGAAAAAAACAAGATAAACTCTGCTCGTTATTCTGCAATGATGGCTCCAATAGTTGTGGCTTTGGAACGCCGTTTAGCTTCAACTTCTCGGAAACCTGAGACACCTCATGAAGTGTGGTTCCAAGAAGAGTATAAAGACCAACTTAAATCAGCTATTGTGTCCTTCAAGACTCCTCCAGCATCTTCTGCAGCTCTAGGAGATGTTTGGCGACCTTTTGATAGTATTGCTGCATCCTTGGCTTCTTACCAGAGGAAATCCTCAATTTCCTTACAAGAAGTTGCACCACATTTGGCTCTTTTATCAtcttcagatgttccgatgccAGGTCTTGAGAAACAAATGAAAGTACCAAACTCTGACAAAGCTATTGATCTCCAAGGAGTTGTCACCATTGCTTCCTTCAACGAGCAAGTCACTATTTTATCAACAAAGACTAAGCCTAAGAAACTTGGTATACTTGGTTCGGATGGTCTGAAGTACACATATCTCCTCAAAGGACGGGAAGATTTACGACTTGATGCTAGAATCATGCAATTGCTGCAGGCTATAAATGGTTTTTtgcgttcttcttcttctacatgTAGCAACTCTCTTGGCATTCGCTATTATTCTGTGACTCCAATCAGTGGTCGAGCCGGCCTAATCCAGTGGGTGGACAATGTAGTAAGTGTTTACAGTGTATTTAAATCTTGGCAAACCCGAGTCCAGCTAGCACAGTTTTTGGCTTTGGGCACTGCAAATACAAAGTCCTCAGCTCCTCCGCCTGTTCCCCGTCCCAGTGATATGTTTTATGGGAAGATCATACCTGCACTCAAAGAGAAGGGCATTAAAAGAGTGATTTCTCGAAGGGATTGGCCTCATGAAGTCAAATGTAAAGTTCTTCTTGATCTCATGAAGGAGGTGCCCAGAAATCTTCTTTACCAAGAGCTATGGTGTGCTAGTGAAGGATATAAAGCCTTCAGCTCAAAAATGAAGAG GTATTCTGGAAGTGTTGCTGCAATGAGTATGGTTGGTCATGTTCTGGGACTGGGTGACAGACATTTAGACAACATTCTGATAGATTTTTGTGGTGGGGATATTGTACATATTGATTACAATGTGTGTTTTGATAAGGGACAAAGGCTAAAAATTCCAGAGATTGTTCCTTTCCGTCTTACGCAAATGATTGAAGCAGCTTTAGGGCTAACAGGAATAGAGGGTAGCTTCAGAGCAAACTGTGATCTAGTTATTGACGTTCTGAGGAAGAACAAAGACATACTTTTGATGTTAATGGAAGTGTTTGTTTGGGATCCGCTTGTGGAGTGGACACGGGGTGATTTTCATGATGAAGCTGCTATTGGTGGTGAAGAAAGAAAAGGCATGGAGTTGGCTGTTAGCTTGAGTCTATTTGCATCTAGAGTGCAGGAAATTCGTGTTCCCTTACAG GAACACCATGATCAATTATTGACTAGCCTGCCAGCTGTTGAATCTGCACTTGAG AGGTTTGCTGATGTTCTAAACCAATACGAGCTCGTCTCTACTCTGTATTTTCAAGCTGACCAAGAGAGGTCGGGCCTTATATTGCGTGAGACATCTGCAAAATCAATTGTTGCTGAAACAACCTGTAATTCAGAGAAAATTCGAGCTTTGTTTGACATTCAAGCTCGGGAATTTGCCCAAGCAAAGGCTATGGTTGCTGATAAAGCTCAGGAGACGATTACTTGGGCTGAACAACATGGGAGGATTCTTGATGCTTTACGATGCAACTTAATCCCAGAAATTAATGCTTGTTATAAGCTGAATAACATGGAAGTAGCCCTATCTCTTACATCTGCTGTTACTGTAGCAGGCGTTCCACTAACTGTTGTTCCTGAGCCAACACAAGCACAATGCCGTGATATAGATAGGGAAGTTTCTCAATTCATAGCTGAGTTGGATGATGGACTAACTTCAGCTACAACTTCTCTGCAAGCATACTCCTTGGCTTTGCAAAGAATCCTACCGTTAAACTACCTTTCAACCAGTGCAGTCCATGGCTGGGCGCAAGTTCTACAATTATCTATCAATTCTCTGTCATCTGATATTCTCTCTCTTGCCAGAAGGCAAGCTTCTGAACTTTATACAAAATTTCATGTAGATAGCCTTGACTCTATCAAAAGCAGTCATGATGATCTTTGTTTTAGAGTGGAGAAGTACGCATTAGAAATAGAAAAGTTAGAAAAAGAGTGTGCTGGAATAGAGAGTTCTATTGGTTTGGATTCAGAATCGATTACTAAGGACCACCTTCTGTTAGCTTTCATGAAATTCATGCAGTCCACTGATCATTTGAGAAAGGAAGACAGAATGTCTTCTGTTCAATCTATACATGATGGGACAAACAATGCTAGACATTTAGGTGAGCTAGAAGAAGAGAGGGATAAGACACTATCAATTCTAAATATTGCTGTTGGTTCATTTTATAATGAGGTTAAGCGGAGCATACTTAATATATACAGTGATTTGTCTAGAGGAAGAAATGAATACAATATGTTGCAGAATGATTCTGGAGCCATTTTTGTTGCGTTTGAAGAACAAGTGGAAAAATGTTACCTTGTGACTGAATTTGTTAATGATCTGCAGAAATTTATTGGAAAGGACACCCCTTCTGTTGATATTAATGAAGTTGATTCAAAATTTTCTTCTGAAAGTAATTGGGTTTCCGTTTTCAAAACCATTTTGATTTCCTGCAAGGGACTGGTTAGTCAAATGACTGAAGTTGTTCTACCAGATGTAATACGATCTGCTGTTTCATTGAAATCGGAAGTTATGGATGCATTTGGGTTGATCTCACAAGTCCGGGGGTCTATAGAAACTGCACTGGAACAGCTTGTGGAGGTTGAAATAGAAAGGGCATCACTGACTGAACTTGAGAAGAATTATTTTGTTAAAGTTGGTCTTATTACTGAGCAGCAGCTGGCTCTTGAAGAAGCTGCAGCTAAGGGAAGAGATCATCTTTCTTGGGAAGAGGCAGAGGAACTTGCTTCCCAAGAGGAAGCTTGTAAAGCCCAACTGGTCCAACTTCATCAAACTTGGATTCACAGGGATGTAAGGGCTTCTTCTCTTATCAAGAGAGAAACTGATATTAAAAATTCTCTGGTTTCTGTGAATTGTCAATTTCAATCTGTAGTTGATGTGAAAGAAGAAAGTGAGCTACATATTTTAAGAAGCAAAGCACTATTGGCTGCACTTGCTAAGCCTTTCTTGGAATTAGAATCCAGTGATATTTTGCTGTCTTCTGCTGATGGTTCTGTGGCAATGCCCTCAAGTAAATTTCATAATCTGGCAGATTTGATAAATTCTGGGAATTCTATATCTGAGTATGTGTGGAAAGTTGGAAGTTTATTGGATGATCATTCATTCTTTATTTGGAAAATAGGTGTTATAGATTCTTTCATTGATGCATGCATACATGATGTAGCATCATCAGTTGAGCAAAATCTAGGCTTTGACCAGTCACTCAATTTTATGAAAACAAAGCTTGAAATCCAACTACAGAAACACATTAGTCACTATTTGAAAGAAAGAGTTGCTCCTAGTTTATTGGCTTGTTTAGACAAAGAAAATGAGCACGTGGAGCAATTAACAGAGTCATCAAAGGAAGTTGCTTTAGATCAGGTGAAAAAAGATGCAGCTGTGAGAAAGGTTTTACTAATGCTGGAAGAATATTGTAATGCACATGAAACGGCTAGAGCAGCAAAATCAGCAGCTTCGCTCATGAAAAGACGAGTTAGTGAGTTGAAAGAAGCTCTTCGGAAAACTACCCTGGAGGTAGTTCAGATGGAATGGATGCATGATTTTAGTTTGAACCCATCATATAACAGAAGAAACAATTTTGAGAAGTATCTTGATACTGATGACAGTTTGTATTCCATCATTTTAAACCTTGGCAGATCTAAGTTATTGGAAAATATACAATCTGCTGTGTCAAAAATCAGAACATCAATGGATTGCCTTCAGTCTTGTGAGCGAACTTCTCTTATAGCTGAAGGACAGCTTGAGAGAGCAATGGGTTGGGCTTGCGGCGGTCCAAATTCCAGTAGTTCTGGAAATGCTTCAACTAAAAATTCAGGAATTCCTCCTGAATTCCATGAACATATTAAGACTCGGAGGCAGATTTTATGGGAGTCTAGCGAGAAGGCATCTGATATTGTGAAGTTATGCATGTCAGTATTAGAGTTTGAAGCATCAAGAGATGGGTATTTGCTTATACCAGGCCAACCTTATCCCTTCAAGAGTAGTGTTGATGGCAAGACCTGGCAGCAAGTTTACTTGAATGTACTAACTAGATTGGATGTTACTTTCCATTCTTATAGCC GTACTGAACAAGAGTGGAAGCTTGCACAATGCACTGTTGAAGCTGCTTCCAATGGATTATATACTGCATCGAATGAACTCTGCATTGCCTCTCAGAAGGCGAAGTCAGCTTCAG GTGATTTACAAAGCACAGTTCTTTCAATGAAGGACTGTGCATATGAGTCTAGTGTCGCACTGTCTGCTTTTTCTCAGGTTTCAAGGACTCATACTGCTTTAACTTCTGAATGTGGTTCTATGCTTGAAGAG GTCCTAGCAATAACTGAAGACATACACGATGTTTACAATCTGGGAAAAGAGGCATCTGCCATCCATCTTTCTCTCATGGAAGATCTTTCAAAG gCGAATGGCATCCTTATTCCACTCGAGTCAGTGTTGTCCAAGGATGTAGCTGCTATGGCTGATGCTATAGCTAGGGAAAGCGAGACCAAGAAGGAAATATCACACATCCATGGACAAGCTATATACCAGTCATATTGTTTAAGAATCAGGGAGGCTTGTCAGACCTTTAAGCCCATAGTACCATCTCTGACATCAACTGTGAAGGGACTCTATTCATTGTTGACTCGGCTAGCAAGAATTGCTAATCTCCATGCTGGGAATTTGCACAAA GCTCTTGAAGGAATTGGAGAAAGCCAGGAAGTAAAGTCACAAGATATTGCTTTGTCAGGATCAGATGCTAGTGGCGGTGATGCTGTTGAAATTGATGGTAAAGAAGGGGAAACTCTCTCTAGCCCTGATGATGATAGGACTGCAGATTTGATTGGCTTGTCTCAACTTTCTTTGGAAGAAAAGGGATGGATATCACCACCTGATAGCATCTTCTTTAGCAGCTCAGGATCTGACATCACATCTCCTGATGTTACTCTTCCTGATAGCGTACATGATTCAGCAGAAAGTAAAGACATGCTTTCACAGGTGTCTAATAGCAGAAATCCCACTGGTCATGTGCACACCACGACATTGTCTTCAACTGATGATGACGAAATCTCACCTTTTGAGGTGTCGGAATCTTTTCCTAGGGAAGCTGATCTCAGCTGTGCGGGTTCTGTTAAGTTACCTAATGAGGCCGCTGATCATCCCGAGGCAATGGCTTTCCCAGGTGACAAGTCTGTTGCTGTCCCTGCTGACTCTCAGAATTTATCGAATGAGAACTTTCACAAATTTGAGGGTGAAGATGATCTACTTTCTGTAAATAAAGTTAAGAATGGCACCGAACACCGTGAAGCTCCGGATCCTAACATAAATGCTAGTACTCGAGTAGGAAAGG GTAAAAATGCATATGCCTTGTCACTATTGAGGCGGGTTGAGATGAAAATTGATGGTCGAGATATTTCTGAAAGCAG aGCAATCAGTATTGCAGAGCAAGTAGATTATCTACTAAAGCAAGCTACTAGTGTAGATAATCTTTGCAACATGTACGAAGGTTGGACACCATGGATTTGA